TCCACTTGCGCGTACGACCCGAACGCGAACACCCCTGGCACCAGTCAGAGCTGTACGCAGCTCATGGACAAGCAGTCAAATGCCTGTCTGAGCTTCTGCGGCGACCTCACGCCCAACGGCTGCGACTGCTTCGGCTGTTGCAATCTGCCCGCCGGCGGCAACCAGTGGGTCTGGCTCGGCTCCGAGAAGAGCGGCGTCGGCTCCTGCACGTTGAAGGACGTGAACGACCCCACCAAGTGCCAGCCCTGCACTCCGGTCAAGGGCTGTCTCAACACGTGCGAGAAGTGCGAGCTGTGTCTGGGGAAGACGGAGCTCCCGCCGGAGTGCTCGCCGCCGCCCCCGGATGCCGGCACGGGCGGTAGCGGCACGGGCGGCACGGGCGGCTCCGGCACCGGTGGTACCGCCGGCAGCGGCGGCTCTTGCGGTGGTCAGATCTGCCCGGTGGGCAAGCAGCCCTGCGGCCTGTCCTGCCAGCCCGCGTGTCCTTCGGGTCAGTTCTGCCTGACGGGCTGCTGCACCGCCGTTCCGACCTGATCACGGCGCGCAGGCGCGGGGCCATCGGTCCCGCGCCGCGGGCGAGTTACGAAGCGCGCTTCGATGCGCTAAGAAGCTCGCGCCATGGAAGCCACCGCTCCCGAGTCCGCGGCCACCCGGCGCGTCGTCCACGCGCTCTCGGTCTTCGTGTTCGTCGCCGTCGCCGTCGTGCTGTACGCGTTCCCGGGCCGCACCGCCCCGCACTCCCCCGGCGTGCTGCCCACCATCAACGCCCTGCTCAACGGCAGTGCCGGCGTGTTCCTGGTGCTGGGCTTCGTGTTCATCAAGAAGCGGCAGATGCGCGCGCACCGGGCCTGCATGCTCGTGGCCTTCGGGCTCTCGTCGGCGTTCTTGGTGACGTACCTGCTGCACCACGCCCAGGTCGGCTCGGTGAAGTACCAAGGCGTGGGCGCCATTCGCACGCTGTACTTCGCGATGCTCATTCCCCACGTGATCCTGGCCGGCGTGGTCGTGCCGCTGGCGCTGTTCACCATCTACCGCGGGTGGACCGGGCGCTTCCCC
This portion of the Polyangiaceae bacterium genome encodes:
- a CDS encoding DUF420 domain-containing protein, with amino-acid sequence MEATAPESAATRRVVHALSVFVFVAVAVVLYAFPGRTAPHSPGVLPTINALLNGSAGVFLVLGFVFIKKRQMRAHRACMLVAFGLSSAFLVTYLLHHAQVGSVKYQGVGAIRTLYFAMLIPHVILAGVVVPLALFTIYRGWTGRFPAHKKIAKITLPLWLYVSVSGVILYFMLYS